The genomic DNA CCCACCCACAAATAGAAAACAACTGATCAGTGGAACTACAATCTCAACCTTACACGTGGATAATCCGATTAAGACCAGTTGATTGAGGCCTGAGTCGAAGAGACAAACAAAGCAACAAAGTCTAGTGAATAAAGTCAGTCAATCAGTTGGGCGAACAAGAGAGTAATtaattttagggtaaattatatCTAAAGTGATTGatctattagtaagtttatattttaattatttaactttaaaaagttataaaatagtcactatactatttgaaagtttttattttctAAGTTATTGggctattaatttttttatttaaaaaaaggtCTAAATAGCGAATTCTAAGTAATAATTTGACGAACGATAGATCAATACCTATCGGTGAGTAGAAAAATATACTTTAAATCTAAGTCAATTTGATAATCAGTgtcaaagattaaaaaaaaaagttgtttaaATTTTGATTCATAAATTCGTAATATTCAAGATATTTCATGAATAAATATTgaattatagaagaaaatgagAGGAGAACTTTTAATTGGGGCAAAGGGTGTGAATAAAGAAGATCATATAACAATGATTATAAGAGTTTAGTGACTTAAGTGAAAACAtttgaataattttataatttttaaaatcaaattattgaAACATAATTTTACTAAGAATTTTATTCACGTTAGTGTAAGTTAGTCCTGAATTTGAAGATTccaatttttgtttattttggtaATCGTAGTTATTCAATGAATAAGGATATTAATGAAATTTcatttgttattttttttctaaGGCACGACTAATAGAGAATCTTGGAGAACAATAATATGTTACAGATGGAACTATGTCCACCCATTAAGAAAATTAATTATACTGGAAATGATAcgtataaataaatacatatgaaattatgcactgaaaaaagaaaaaagagttcatatttaattttatagtttCTTGTTATTATACTTTTAAACTAAAAGTAAATTTActactttatatttattttctatacTGCTCACCAATTAAAATGAATACAACTTCTTTCAATTCTTCTGCAATGATATCTTCCTTTGCAAACAATTCTATGCATCTAGGGTTTTAGGTACGCTGATAACGTTTACTtgtgtttttttaaattttttaatcgttcggttcaatttaatttttaattttggatttctttttaatttttaacaaaactttttattttcttatattatttaataaaattttaaaacttttcataaaatttaaaaataataataatttttcaagtacataaaaataatcaataatttgattttttaaaattgttttgatATAACACTTCTAATTTATTTTCACTAGTTTAATTATAAACTCTACACTGACGGGAAGATGGTGTTAAGGCTGTAAAATGATGGGGTTAAACCTTCTTAAACTAGGCATTAAATGTAGATCTGAATCAGACctaacatataaattaaattgTCGACATGTGTTTATTGTTTCACCAACTTGAATCTAATATTgtcaataaaatttaaaaagactTTTTTTAACACGTTGGATGTAAATTATTTGTTCAATAAAGAAAAACGTGTTTATAATTTGATTATGTGCTTTTAAACATGCTCCAAATTAAATTTGAGCTCACATTTAGTTCTCAAGCTAATGACTAGATTGAATGACTAATACTTAAAGGATTCAATTAAAACATCTGAAGtttaaagacaaaattaaaatatgaacCATAATTTGAGGGTGTTTGATATATGTAAATAAAGTATGTTGATTTCTGTAATGCCGGAAAAAAAACCCTAAGAAAACAGAAAACAAGTTGTACCAGAGATCGTTGTCTTCCTAGTCTCCTTTTGCAATGTAGGCCTCCTTAGTACACCCCCCCCCCAATAAAAATGTGAAGGTCCCAATCCCATGGCAATCGGACAGACTCCGATAAAGAGATTTCAAGTTCAGCAGTTCATATTTCACAACAGAATCAACATTTCATTACCATAAAAATTGACCCATCGGATCCCAAGTACTCTAACATTAACATTAACAGACAGGCAATGTGACACAACACTGAAGCAATCATCAGGAATACAGTACAAGCAGCAATTTCTATTAAATTTTGAGTATAGTCATAccatgagttttcaaatgaagCTTTAATATCAAAGAAGGGGGGAAAATAATGGATTGCAATCGGATCCGACTATGGCACAAAGAAAAAAACAATGCAATTCCTAAGTTTGgatcaagcttgaaatttcaaaACTCACTAACCTGGTGTAGTCAGCAGTCTCCAAATTCTATATTCCTTGCCTTTTCAGCATCCTATGGCTTCTCTTGGCAGGGACCGTTGGTTAATAATCCTTAGCTTGTTTGCTATACTCTACAAACTATCCTTCATGGCTCTTTTAACATCTCTTCCTTAGTTTTGCATAAATTATCTTCCAGGGGTGTTTTATCGGCTTCATTAATTACCTGAAGTAGATCCAACGGGGTAGCTGCAGGGTCTAGCTCACGACATCCCGCTGGAGCATTATCAGCTTCTTGGCCTGTAAGCAAGTAATTAGGCACCTGATGGGAAAAGCGAAACATCTCGTCTTTTGGAATCCTCCTCACTTCCTTGGGGTCCATTTGCTTACAGAAAACTGTCCTAAAACCGGCAACCTTAGTTAGAAGGACCACAGAAACTCCTCCTTCCTCATTATAATCATCAAGCACTTCCACCATGTCATATTTGTGTATCACATCATCTGGTGTATGTTCATTCCAGTCAGGAGACCAGTTCCTGTAAAGAGCCCAGACATCCCCCTTCCTAGGATATATTCTAATTACTCCACGCAAGCCTTTTGTCCACTGAACCTTGTGGGAGAAAGAATTTAACGTTTCACTGATTTCATGTCTGCCACTTCTGAACTCCCCACAAGTTTTGGAGAAACCAGAGCCTACCCAGTCCAGCTCACCAAATTCACTGTTGCTCCTAGAATTGAGCCAACTGATTTTCATCTTAAAAGGCTTCAAGGAGATCACCTTGTGAACTCGAGCATAGAAACGGGGCATCCCATCATCAGCATCATAAGCAGCCCAGACCTGGTCATCTTCAAAAGAACTTTCACCTCGATCCaagtcaaaattatgaaaatcggGATCAGGAACATTTATAGACAATGGTGCAGTCCCTCTACCAGATTCATCATGAGAAGAGGCAGGCACAGACTGCTTGCCTTGATGATCTTTATTGGTATCACATCCATTCCCATTTGCCATGCTCCTTTGTTTCCTATTTTCTTTCTCTCTGGCCTTCCCTTTAACTTTGTCACCATTTTTAGCTTCAGTTACAGAGCTCAAGTCTTTAAGCTTTTTACGAATGACACGCAGGGCCTTATCCATCAGCATGTTACGAATTTCAGGTAATGACAATTCCCTCTGACTGATGTGCTTCTGATAGTTACCAGAATACCCATAGGTGTTTCCGATTCCAAAAAGACCCCTAGATTCAGATGTACTCCCCAAGCAAGGTCCGTTTCCCATGGGCATTTGAGTTGCCAGTTTACCTGCATAAccattaacataaatgtcatCTTTTCTCTTTTTCGGGAGTCTCTCTGCTTTAAGAGCTTCTTCACGTTCCCTTTTCACTTTCTCTTGAGCCAATCTATCATGTTCTGAAATTTGAGATCTAGAAGAATTTGTTCCATAATTAAATGGATTGTTATTTGCATCATGATGGCCAGAAGCCCGCTGCTGCTGGCTAGACCAATTTGTTGACTGGTAAACATTTTGAGGCGGGGCCTTTTCTAAAGCCAAAAAGGCCACATGACAATTAGGGCATAGAAGTGTGTGATTCAAGTAAACCCTGAGGTATTCATACTGTGTCTTGCATCTATTGCAAACAGTCCAAAAGGTTTCAGGCTTTTTATTAGGAGGAGGAGCAAATGAGGCTTGACCTACCCGGTTGTTACCATTTTGAGTTCTAGCATTTGACTTTATGTTAGAACTAGAACTGTGAGAGCCATTTGTTCCAGGATGCATTGATGACACATCACTTTGAGTATGAAACTTTTGTTGTGTTTCTCTCAAATTTATCCTCTGGTTATAAGCTAATCTCTTAGCCTGATCTGATAACAAGCTCCAGGCCTCTGAAACAAGCTTAAAAGCACCATCTGCGCCTACAAGCTTGTTTTTATCAGGGTGAAGCATCAGAGCCAGCTTCCTGTATTGTCTTCTTACCACCTCATCATCAGCAGATGGGGTCACACCAAGCACACCATACCAATCTGCTTCCCCACTTACTTTTTTCTCGGCAGAAATATAAACATCAAGTATTGTCAACATCTGGGTGATACCATCAAGGCCAGGATACAAATTTTGAGCCTTCATAGCAAACTTTTTAGCTCCAGCAAAATCCTTCTCTCTAACTTTCCTTTCAGCAATTTCTTTGGCCCTATATGCCTCATCTTTGTTGCACTCCATAATTTCAGCCGTTAATGTGTTTCTTCCTCACCTAGGTATTATAAATATGATGAAACTACAACCAAAACACACAATTTGCAGCTTAAAGCTCTTTCATGCCTTAAGCCAGAGGTAATAGCTCCAAGTTATTTATGCCTGATCCAAAGGAAGAGAAGATTCTTAAATAAATATACGCACATAAAGTAGAGAATTAATTGGGAAGCAAATGTTACCAATTGGATATTATACCATAAGCTTATACTTCgtaaaaaacaaacaaaacaaaTCTTTATTAAAACTCGAGTTTTGCTTGCTTTCTAGAGAAACCGATATTCTTAAACAGAGATTGCATGTTTCTGTATCTTACACTAGAATCTTATCTTAACCAGAAGCAAGTTTCACCATTATTTAAGCAGAAGCATGAGTAAAAATTCTTATAAAATTTCAACATCAATCCAGACACATCTAACTACCCATTACCCTCACAATACTTTCTCAAAGAATAATAATACCAAATTCATTCATTTTCTCAAAAAGCTCAACACATTCCATTTTTATCTCAGACGGTGACAATTTCGCAATACAAATTGAGGTGGAATAATGGATGATATAAGACCATCCTTCCAAGAAACATATCATTGCGCATTTACAAATCAGCTCTCTTGAGCCTGTAATCATGAGAAAAAGAGTTTTATGTGGATTTAACGGCATTCATCTTACGCTCAGAAGTAAATGTGACCAGGAACCCAACCAACACAAGGAAACCAGGTACTTATAAGCAAAAGAGCATACAGAAGATACTGTATATGGTTATCTATGAACATAGTCATAAATGCCATAGTTAGATTCATGCATAAGGAAAGATACAACTATCATCTAACGTCTATGCATTGACAAAGAACTGAGATTACCGATCCAGCCAGAAAATACATCAATGGCTAAAAGCTGTAGCAATTTTTCTCAAGATATTCCATTTGATATTAACCATGGTAGGCACATGCCGCATGACACAGTagctatttatattattttattatctcaTTTTTATTCAGTAATTAGTAGAAATACATAGATGAGTAGGATTATAAGTTATCTTTAGGGTTTAAATCTAAGGCTAGGATTAAAACTTCATTACAAGTCTAGTATAAACAAGCTGTAAAATAGATTTACAGCCACGTTACAATTTCTCCCAAGAAATAGGCTTCGGAAACTAGACACTTTTATAAAGTTCTTTTTTCAAGAGTTTCAACTTCTATCTTACTCATTTGTCAGCCTCATTTCTTTTGACTGCTGCTTTTCTCCCCCTAAACCGCACAGCACATACCAAGTCCTACTACTCGCCTCACATATACCCACAGCATTGACCAAACATGTTTAGTTCTTGCTATCCAGATAACAGCTGTCACAGATGAGAGCTTTCTACTTTGCAGACCTAATCAGCAGTTCTCGTGTGGTTTAGGGAGAATTTAGCAATGAACCCAGGCAAAGAAGATGAACAGTTTTCCATCATAATTCTAATGCAGGCTAACCTTCACCAAGAACAACTAACATACCAAATGTAGAAAAGCCAGAAGTTTCTTACAGGGCAACAATATGACTCATAAATATATGAAACACAACAATTTAATATTTGGTGAGATCACAATTTCACCAACTTGTTACGAGCAGAAATAAAACGTGCTTGGATTTTACACCTCACCACCATTTCCTCTTAAGAGAACAAACTCAATTTCTCAATCTTAAGAATATTAACAGTTCGATTCCTTTTCTACTTTATGAAACAGCCTAAAACCTCAAAACATTGTTTGTTCAAGATAAAAGAATTGCTAAGAAAATTCAAAAAACTCCAATAGTCTCCATTAAAAACTAGATTAATTAACTTCAAaagatttaacaaaaaaaaaaaatcaacctcGACAAACTTTCCTCGGTGTTTCTTAGTCTTTACTCGTAAaccagaaacaaaaaaaaaaaaagaaaaaggaaaaagatgatgATGAAATTTAGGTTACATTGAATAACAAAAACTAGAAACCCAAATGTAAGGGAAACTACAAGGAAAGGACACTGAAGAGTAAATTGAAATTTCCAGGTCTCCATGGATCTAAGGTTAAACCGTATTCCAACAAGGGTTATAACGATCAAATTAACCTTCCCAAATTCTATCACCCGCTAGAAATTTGAAAACCCTAGATTCTACAAACGTTTGACGAAAATTACAAGCCACGGAGAATTACGCGTCTTAAAAATGAGAAGAAATGAAAGTGGAAATAGAAAATATACCTTTCTAAAGAAAGTCTGCGAAGAAATTTTTGAATCTGAGACGAACATCAATCAGAGCGTACAATGACCCATTTGTCAAAAAGCCCTTGAGAACCTGAGGAAATTTGTTTTTTTTGGgagattttttataattattttttctttttcttttttcccccGCTCAAGTTggcccaaagaaatgaaaaataagtaacttttctGTGTTAACCCTAACACAACAGCTCTTTTATTGTGTTTTTTTTTATACAAAGGACTTAACCATGGTTAACTTTTAACTCTTGTAATGGGTTTGCAAGATTCCTAAGTTAGGtgaaatatttaagaaaaattattagcgtaaatataaaagataaatcttaaaattatatatcaactttaatttaatctataattatacacgtaaaattttaattatgatttaaatatatatttaaaaatttagttttgatttaatcatacatatttaaataaataaatacattaagttatttttatattagataaatataattatgtattattgtaatatataaacataaaatgatgttatatcaataattgtgttaataatttacaagaattgaatcaaatcaattttcatgtataaaattacatcaaattaaagttcatgtatacaattacacattaaatcatagttcatgtatagttttgatatttatcctaaatataaatatttttatgaaatatgtatttttattattttagttcttAACCATtagatattaaaaatataatactttttattaatatgataaaaatatcaaatttatttaaaattttacgcttacaataaatataattatattactaaattaatcatcattcattgaaatattaattatataaaaaattaaaataagttaatttaaattaatacaaagagATTTTTCCTTAAAAGCAAGCTTGATCCTAGGTTGTTTGAGAATACAGCCATCTAAGATTCAATGTTGAAAGGAGTCCAaattttttttcaacttttaacATGAGAAAAAAAtcaaactaaaataaattaattaaatatttaaagttttcaaattttcaccATAAATGTTTCATTTCCTAGTGCTCtaaaaattttttaacttttatttattacattttataatttttcttaaaaggagtttaatttattatttcacctaatactttaaaaatattaaaaaaacctATTTAAAAGTAAATATATTTAATCTTTATTCGTCATAAAATTAAAATCAGAGTGATTTTTTTTTGTCATATAATGATTATTTGTAGATTAGCAACCTACCATATTTGTGACAACCTTGGTTTTTGAAAAAGGTTATAAAATAATGGATCATTAGAAATACAAAAACAAATTACAATCATAACAGAAATTAGTCGAATGGGGTAAGAAAATTATTTATTGGTCGAGCTAAAGCATGTACAAACTTATACCTCTccataaaaaaattgaaagataCGAAATCTAGCAAGGCTAAAAAATTGACAATATTTCATATCAAATTTTTGTAAGATATTGTCAAATTTGTTAAGCATTGCATTACTTTCTATCATGtgatattttaatgttatttagtaTTACGTTTTTGCAAACCTTGTTTTTCTTAGATTACTTAAGTTAGAATtatgatattattttttattatatggtTATTTTTCTTGTATTCcaattttagttttatattttaaattattttattcgaattttttttcattttaatttttagttgCAACGTTTCgcacataaaaataataagataTAATATATTGAGAAAAGAAATTAACGATGGTGAAATGTTTTTGACAacagtttaaatattatttttatataatttatctgATTCGCAGTGAAATATTGTTGTTAATATTACTTTAAGTATATTTAACTGCGTTTTATCTTCATATTTAAGGATTAAAAAATATGAATAGtttgaaattttatattaatttctttttattttaataatatttactaTTTACTATTTACTATTTCAATCCTCGTTTCGATTCATCAATTTTATGAGAACTTTAAGATTTGCTAGAAAGCACTTTACAATTAAATTCAAAGATAGTTAATTTACTTCTAACATACTAGATTTGTCATTACCAATATCATATAATATTTTAAACTATAAAATAGCATTAATTTTGCCAATTGAGTTTTAGGTGAGATGAAATCAATATTGTTATTAATGGATGAGGAGTGAATTTAAGTACGTTGAAACGCATTACACTCCTACTTAAAGATTAAGAAAAAATTACgagtaattttaaatattatataaaaaataaatataatttaagttataaaatcaTACTTAGATAAAGCTATGAAGTCGTTTGGGTGCTACCTCCAATAGCCGCTTCACTCTGTGTTCGAGTGCCATCTCCAGTAGCACCCTCACTCTTCCTATACATACTCAGTGTGGCTATATTAACGTCCCCTTCCCTATTCATTTTGGGATCTGATCAGAGAACTATAATAACCACTAAGAACTAACAACCACAACAACAATAccatttgggtactattttcaaTAACCCCCTCACTTGCTATACCATTCAAGTGCTATCTCCATAGTCCCCTCACTCGCCTTGGACTAATAGGGTAAGATAGGTCAACGTACCTGGTCGCTAATTGATAATATGAGAAGTGACCAAAGAAACACCTAGAGTATGTATAGCATAGTCCCGCCCAGGCCATGTTATTCTACTTGTTGCACAAGTCCCTTAATTCATATGAAGGCCGAAAAGTTGAGGTAGACTGTTTTAACAAAGGACTTGGTACTCTTAGGAGAGTTACCTGTTTTAGACTTTAGTGTAACGCTTCGC from Gossypium arboreum isolate Shixiya-1 chromosome 9, ASM2569848v2, whole genome shotgun sequence includes the following:
- the LOC108456881 gene encoding uncharacterized protein LOC108456881, whose product is MECNKDEAYRAKEIAERKVREKDFAGAKKFAMKAQNLYPGLDGITQMLTILDVYISAEKKVSGEADWYGVLGVTPSADDEVVRRQYRKLALMLHPDKNKLVGADGAFKLVSEAWSLLSDQAKRLAYNQRINLRETQQKFHTQSDVSSMHPGTNGSHSSSSNIKSNARTQNGNNRVGQASFAPPPNKKPETFWTVCNRCKTQYEYLRVYLNHTLLCPNCHVAFLALEKAPPQNVYQSTNWSSQQQRASGHHDANNNPFNYGTNSSRSQISEHDRLAQEKVKREREEALKAERLPKKRKDDIYVNGYAGKLATQMPMGNGPCLGSTSESRGLFGIGNTYGYSGNYQKHISQRELSLPEIRNMLMDKALRVIRKKLKDLSSVTEAKNGDKVKGKAREKENRKQRSMANGNGCDTNKDHQGKQSVPASSHDESGRGTAPLSINVPDPDFHNFDLDRGESSFEDDQVWAAYDADDGMPRFYARVHKVISLKPFKMKISWLNSRSNSEFGELDWVGSGFSKTCGEFRSGRHEISETLNSFSHKVQWTKGLRGVIRIYPRKGDVWALYRNWSPDWNEHTPDDVIHKYDMVEVLDDYNEEGGVSVVLLTKVAGFRTVFCKQMDPKEVRRIPKDEMFRFSHQVPNYLLTGQEADNAPAGCRELDPAATPLDLLQVINEADKTPLEDNLCKTKEEMLKEP